Within the Glycine soja cultivar W05 chromosome 3, ASM419377v2, whole genome shotgun sequence genome, the region ACATCTTTACTGATGTTACCGAGTACCAACTGTGTCTGGCATATGCCGGAGAATCTGGTAAAGGAAAGTTCGAACCTAAGTGGGACACAGACAATGTCACTCCCCAACTTATCGAGCAGTTCAAGCTAAATTGTGATGCCTCGGGTCTGCCAGTCAAAGTATTTGTCAGCATCGGAGGAGATGACCCCTTCAAAGTTGCTGCTGGTGGTGCCGATGATTGGGTTCTCAATGCCACAACCACACTCCACCACATGATCAACGAGTACCACATCGATGGAATCGATGTTAACTACACCACAATCCAGTGCAACCAAACATTGTTTGTTAACTGCATTAAGGGTCTCATAAAGGGCCTAAGGGAAGCTCTATGCACCACTGGGTTTGTGGCTTCCTTAGCTCCAGATGCTGCCACCAATGAGACTTTCTACTTGCCCTTGTACCGATCTATTGATAATTCTTGGATTGGAACTGTTGTGTTTCAGTGCTTCGTTGATTTCGAACCTCTAGATCCTAACAGACCAGTTGAAAGCTTGGTGCGCCAGGTTGAGAAGATAGTGGGAGAGTATGATTATTATGACTCTAAGATCTTGCTTGGCTACAGCGCCATTAAGGAGGATTGGAATAAAGTTTCACCACCCCTCTTCTTTCTTGCTCTCAATCGCCTAGTGCATTCTTGGCCTAGGGTTAAGGGCGCATCTGTCAAGGTTATTAGTGACACCTATGCCTTCATTCCCCCAACGTGGATCCCTAAACTCCTGTCTTTGGCCGTCTCCGATGCTGGAAAATATCCTTAATTGAAGATCCATAATTATTAAGTTCTATCTATGGAATAAGACCCATGCTATATCTATTAATTCTATGTGTGTGTTCCTTCTGCCTATATCTATATATGTTGTGCGTGCATTTGAAAAAACAATGCATGGCATGCATATTTGTGCTTGTTAATGCCTACGTGCATCTTTGTCtcatcaataaaatatattatatgtctTTGTGCTTCATTTGCTTTCGATTATTGTATATATgcatcaataaaatatattatcagctaaattaatcatttttttttaatcgttGCTGCTGCTCGTTGTTAGGTTTCTTTCGGCGCTTTTGAATGCAAAGGAACACCACAGCATGTGGATAAGACCAAGAGATAACGATGGTGCTTTAATAAAATCCGTCGCAAGTCTTATGACCATcacacattctaaggcggttttcaataaccgtcttagaatgtgcatcGCACAAGGCTTTTTTAGTACAATAACCGTAGTAGAACGCGTgtcataaaataacatttttctagtagtgatttcTATTTTTCTGAGTATTACGCGAGTGCTATGAATACGAGAGTGGCAACAACGAAATAGTGAAGGTTCGAGAGGATGAGACGGTTTAAAAGTGAGTCAGCACCAGAggtttagaaatattaaaaaaaataactaacatcaattttatttaaaaatcgatgttatctACTCATTTTacaaatcaattttcaaaaaccgatgttaactaattactaacaatattgatttatttttataaaaaaatgatgttaacattgtactaacaacatcagttttcaaaaAACGATGTGGGTAAAACAATATTTGGGCCTCCATAGGCCCAACCTCTATGCATACCCCTTTCTTGTCTTTCTCCTTCCACACTTCATTTTCTCAAACTTCATCTTTCATGCTGCCAAGAAGCCAAGCACTAGTTTCTTTTTAGGATGTAGTTATTCATTTACTTATTTactttaattgttttttcatctatttatttCCTATTTTCTATTTAATGTCAACTTTATCGTGAAGATTATTCAATTAAATGTCACATTTGTTTTTCAcacatgttttaaaataatttataggtGGTTGAGTAAGATATGTGTTGTAAACCTCCTGATAAATGTCTTTTATTCCAACGGATAAAAAAAgtcacaattattatttttatttcctttccaataattttttcagacattttttatttattccatatttattataattacatGCTTAAATATGAACATTtgagtatttaattttatttatttgtttaaaataataataattttaatactattatcacaattttaactttatttattttttacttagtgAATTTTATAATCTAGGAAAATATTGTGCATGTGTGTATTTCTAGAAGTAGAAGGgaaaaatgtgtatatatatatatatatatatatatagagagagagagagagagagagagagagagagagagagagagagactagTATTAGAGCCTGTGCAATGCACAGGCAAACTGATTTATTGTAAATTatcacaaattataattattatgtgattgaatttaaagaaaaactaattttacatTGTATTGCTAGGTTATAGCTGAGACTACTAATCTTGCATCAAAAACATGTTTCTTCGATACTATTGTGTTGCAGCTATATAGAATaacatttcttcttttaaactttatttgtttaaaaaaggTGTTGCTAAGAGGAATGAGGAGATTGAATTTGTTGGTATTGCATATTTTCTTGAGCTTCCAACCCCAGAAATGTTGCATGGACTATAGGTACCATTATCTTGTTGTTATTTCATctgatatttaatatattacctTGAATTTAAGCTTCTTTATACAAATTACATACAAATGCAGTTTTTGTATTAACTTATTTGACAAAATTAGTGCTTATActccaaaaatgaaaaataataattcaatccgtgtaaaactattttgaataattgaatTACTAATACATGAGTAACATAATTTACCAATTGAATACCAAAGTTAACTTGATTATTGAGGATGTATTTCATATTCCGCACTATGAAAATTGTATCTATAGTTGACATATTTTTGCTCATATATTAAGTATAaattttcttacttgctttaaacataaatttcatatttttaattctatatGTTGTTTCTatctttaagaaaaatgttcatCTCCATAAATTAAGTATAGATTTTGTTACTTgtcttaaaaatatcattttcatatttttagataatgtactgggagaagaagagagaaaaactcCACCTCATAATTTTACATGTAAATTCTAGACATTAATTTGACTTATACTTggtattttaaagaaaataaaatattcaatgaattagttaagtgaaaagaaaataagcaaaaaataaaccaaaaaacatttgcattaatctcattagttatattttattaatgttgACCTGATTGGGTTTTGTTAAAATTGGTGACTCAACACAGGTTGAACaagttttttaaatgtttaattagtatgatatttaatttatatgtattttgttattatttttatatgaagtagactCTTATGAGTCTACGAATTGAATCCATGAGTCGAGTTTTTAGAACTTTGACGAGTTTATGTAAACTGTCGATTGAGTTTGATAACC harbors:
- the LOC114405864 gene encoding ruBisCO-associated protein-like, producing the protein MAETCDSNNKVIREYHHDASFMSRCDIFTDVTEYQLCLAYAGESGKGKFEPKWDTDNVTPQLIEQFKLNCDASGLPVKVFVSIGGDDPFKVAAGGADDWVLNATTTLHHMINEYHIDGIDVNYTTIQCNQTLFVNCIKGLIKGLREALCTTGFVASLAPDAATNETFYLPLYRSIDNSWIGTVVFQCFVDFEPLDPNRPVESLVRQVEKIVGEYDYYDSKILLGYSAIKEDWNKVSPPLFFLALNRLVHSWPRVKGASVKVISDTYAFIPPTWIPKLLSLAVSDAGKYP